A region of Curvibacter sp. AEP1-3 DNA encodes the following proteins:
- a CDS encoding threonine aldolase family protein, whose product MTTLPTSVSTVAPGHYLQFASDNTSGVCPEAMQAFMAANTGFAASYGNDDATRLACDRIREVFEADAEVFFVFNGTAANSIALASLCQSYQAVICSDTAHVETDECGAPEFFSNGSKLLSTPHRHGKLTSAGVLEVITRRTDVHYPRPKVVTLTQSTEMGSVYQKGEISGISRIAQEHGLKVHMDGARFANAVAALKVAPADITWRAGVDVLCFGGTKMGLPIGEAIVFFDRKLGEEFSYRCKQAGQLASKMRYLSAPWLAMLTDGTWLRHAAHANAMAHRLSERIAGIAGAELLLPTEVNGVFVNLPEPAIARLKALGWTFYTFIGGGARFMCSWATTEEAVDHLADDLERALAA is encoded by the coding sequence ATGACCACTTTGCCTACCTCCGTGTCCACCGTTGCCCCTGGTCACTATTTGCAATTCGCCAGCGACAACACCTCTGGCGTCTGCCCCGAGGCCATGCAGGCGTTCATGGCGGCCAACACCGGCTTTGCGGCGTCTTACGGCAATGACGACGCCACCCGTCTGGCCTGCGACCGCATCCGCGAAGTCTTTGAGGCGGACGCCGAGGTGTTCTTTGTGTTCAATGGCACAGCGGCCAACTCGATCGCGCTGGCGTCGCTGTGCCAGTCCTACCAAGCCGTCATTTGCAGCGACACCGCGCACGTGGAGACCGATGAGTGCGGTGCGCCCGAGTTTTTCTCCAATGGCTCCAAGCTTCTCTCCACCCCGCACCGCCACGGCAAGCTCACCTCGGCCGGCGTGCTGGAAGTCATCACCCGCCGCACCGATGTGCATTACCCGCGGCCCAAGGTCGTCACGCTGACCCAGTCCACAGAGATGGGATCGGTCTACCAGAAGGGCGAAATCAGCGGCATCAGCCGCATCGCGCAGGAGCACGGCCTGAAGGTGCACATGGACGGTGCCCGCTTTGCCAACGCAGTGGCCGCCCTCAAGGTGGCGCCGGCGGACATTACCTGGCGCGCCGGGGTGGACGTGCTGTGCTTTGGTGGCACCAAGATGGGCCTGCCGATTGGCGAGGCGATTGTGTTTTTTGACCGCAAGCTGGGGGAAGAGTTTTCTTACCGCTGCAAGCAGGCCGGGCAGCTGGCTTCCAAGATGCGCTACCTGTCGGCCCCTTGGCTCGCCATGCTGACCGATGGCACTTGGCTGCGCCACGCCGCCCACGCCAACGCCATGGCGCATCGCCTCTCGGAGCGCATTGCCGGCATTGCCGGTGCCGAGTTGCTGCTGCCCACCGAAGTGAACGGCGTGTTCGTCAACCTGCCCGAGCCCGCCATTGCCCGCCTTAAGGCTTTGGGCTGGACTTTCTACACCTTCATCGGCGGTGGTGCGCGCTTTATGTGTTCCTGGGCTACGACTGAAGAAGCTGTCGATCATCTGGCAGATGATTTGGAGCGCGCTCTCGCTGCATAA
- the argH gene encoding argininosuccinate lyase has protein sequence MSQNQFDKKSQAWSALFSEPMSDLVKRYTSSVFFDKRLWQADITGSLAHAEMLAAQGIISADDHASIQKGMGQIWSEIESGAFEWKLDLEDVHLNIEARLTQLVGDAGKRLHTGRSRNDQVATDVRLWLRGEIDLIGGLLTDLQKALLVLADKNADVILPGFTHLQVAQPVSFGHHMLAYVEMFSRDAERFTEVRRRTNRLPLGSAALAGTSYPLDRERVAKTLGMVDDAGNPQVCQNSLDAVSDRDFAIEFTSAASLAMIHVSRMSEELIIWMSQNFGFIHIADRFTTGSSIMPQKKNPDVPELARGKTGRVVGHLMGLITLMKGQPLAYNKDNQEDKEPLFDTVDTLKDTLRIFADMVNGITTKPEAMERAALKGYATATDLADYLVKKGLPFRDAHETVAHAVKSATERGVDLSELPLEVLQSFNPNVEADVFECLSLRGSLNARNTLGGTAPTQVRAQIARHQKRLG, from the coding sequence ATGTCACAAAACCAATTCGATAAAAAGTCCCAAGCGTGGTCCGCGCTGTTCTCCGAGCCCATGAGCGATCTGGTCAAGCGATACACCTCCAGCGTGTTTTTCGACAAGCGCCTCTGGCAGGCAGACATCACCGGCAGCCTGGCACACGCCGAGATGCTGGCCGCGCAAGGCATCATCAGCGCCGACGACCACGCATCCATCCAAAAAGGCATGGGGCAGATCTGGAGCGAAATCGAGTCCGGCGCTTTCGAATGGAAGCTGGACCTCGAAGACGTGCACCTCAACATCGAAGCACGCCTGACCCAACTGGTGGGCGACGCCGGTAAGCGCCTGCACACCGGCCGCAGCCGCAACGACCAGGTGGCCACCGATGTTCGCCTGTGGTTGCGCGGCGAGATCGATTTGATCGGCGGCCTGCTGACAGACCTTCAAAAAGCCCTGCTGGTTCTGGCTGATAAGAATGCCGACGTCATCCTGCCCGGCTTCACTCATCTGCAAGTGGCCCAGCCAGTGAGCTTTGGCCACCACATGCTGGCCTATGTAGAAATGTTCAGCCGCGATGCTGAGCGCTTCACCGAAGTGCGCCGCCGCACCAACCGCCTGCCATTGGGCTCTGCCGCTTTGGCCGGCACCAGCTACCCGCTGGACCGCGAGCGCGTAGCCAAGACGCTGGGCATGGTGGACGATGCGGGGAACCCACAAGTCTGCCAAAACAGCCTGGACGCGGTGAGTGACCGCGACTTTGCCATCGAGTTCACCAGCGCTGCCAGCCTGGCCATGATCCACGTGAGCCGCATGAGCGAAGAGCTGATCATCTGGATGAGCCAGAACTTCGGCTTCATCCACATTGCCGACCGCTTCACCACCGGCAGTTCCATCATGCCGCAGAAGAAAAACCCCGACGTGCCAGAGCTGGCGCGCGGCAAGACCGGCCGCGTGGTCGGCCACCTGATGGGCCTGATCACCCTGATGAAAGGCCAGCCCCTGGCCTACAACAAGGACAACCAGGAAGACAAAGAGCCGCTGTTCGACACCGTGGATACGCTCAAAGACACCCTGCGCATATTCGCTGACATGGTGAACGGCATCACCACCAAGCCTGAAGCCATGGAGCGCGCAGCCCTCAAGGGCTACGCCACCGCCACCGACCTGGCCGACTACCTGGTGAAAAAGGGTCTGCCCTTCCGCGATGCGCACGAAACTGTGGCCCATGCTGTCAAGTCCGCCACCGAGCGTGGTGTGGACTTGTCTGAGTTGCCTCTCGAGGTGCTGCAAAGCTTCAATCCCAACGTGGAAGCCGATGTGTTTGAGTGCTTGAGCCTGCGCGGCTCACTCAACGCCCGCAACACCTTGGGTGGCACTGCGCCTACCCAAGTGCGGGCCCAGATTGCGCGGCACCAGAAGCGCTTGGGCTGA
- a CDS encoding sensor histidine kinase — protein MNDNQILSTFQELTPAVPAAQPAPVLVFDACHIGVVLRAVLFVELSLSVVCMFAAAGLWDWIARLALVTGAALPGTLAWLLSACIAKRWLARMPKSAQYALAISLGGVAGLYGCGLLALSGLVESPPWVPSFFSGALLSSLLVAALVMRAKGRTPADTAARLAELQSRIRPHFLFNTLNSAIALVRAEPAKAEALLEDLSDLFRHALKDPGSSVTLGEELSLAQRYLAIEQVRFGDRLRVQWDLDPLADGAHLPPLILQPLVENAVCHGVEPSNTGASVKISTRCKGSVVVIKVTNTVPAGQGARGHGLALRNVQERLALLHDVQGQFKSGLKDGVYQVRMEVPL, from the coding sequence ATGAACGACAACCAAATATTATCGACGTTCCAGGAACTCACCCCTGCGGTGCCGGCTGCGCAGCCTGCACCGGTGCTGGTGTTTGATGCCTGCCACATCGGTGTCGTGCTGCGGGCGGTGTTGTTTGTGGAGCTGTCTCTCTCGGTGGTGTGCATGTTTGCCGCTGCCGGTCTGTGGGATTGGATAGCGCGTCTGGCTCTGGTGACCGGTGCAGCTTTGCCCGGCACGTTGGCGTGGCTGTTGTCCGCCTGCATTGCCAAGCGTTGGCTGGCACGCATGCCCAAGTCTGCCCAATATGCACTGGCCATTTCGCTGGGCGGGGTCGCCGGTTTGTATGGCTGCGGCTTGCTGGCTCTGTCAGGTCTCGTTGAGAGCCCGCCCTGGGTGCCCAGTTTCTTCTCCGGCGCCTTGTTGTCCAGCCTGTTGGTCGCAGCGTTGGTCATGCGCGCCAAAGGCCGCACTCCCGCAGATACCGCGGCCCGTCTCGCGGAGCTGCAATCGCGCATCCGGCCGCATTTTTTGTTCAATACTCTCAATAGCGCGATCGCACTGGTGCGGGCCGAACCTGCCAAGGCAGAGGCGTTGCTGGAAGACCTGAGCGACTTGTTTCGCCATGCGCTCAAGGACCCCGGCAGTTCGGTCACTTTGGGCGAGGAGCTGTCGCTTGCGCAACGCTATCTGGCTATTGAGCAGGTGCGCTTCGGTGACCGCCTGCGGGTGCAGTGGGATCTGGACCCGCTGGCAGATGGCGCCCATTTGCCTCCCTTGATCTTGCAACCGCTGGTTGAAAATGCGGTCTGCCACGGCGTGGAGCCCAGCAACACGGGAGCGTCCGTCAAAATATCGACACGTTGCAAAGGCTCGGTGGTGGTGATCAAAGTCACCAACACGGTGCCGGCCGGGCAGGGCGCTCGGGGTCATGGCTTGGCGTTGCGCAACGTGCAGGAGCGGCTGGCCTTGTTGCATGATGTGCAGGGCCAATTTAAGAGCGGCCTGAAAGATGGTGTGTACCAAGTGCGTATGGAGGTGCCTTTATGA
- a CDS encoding LytR/AlgR family response regulator transcription factor, with amino-acid sequence MTAMQPDTLLRVMLVDDEPLARARMRTLLGDCTHPAVHVAAEAPNAEQAAALLRQQPVDLVFLDIHMPGNSGLTLAQTLRTLQHPPAIVFVTAHAEHAVAAFDLEAVDYLTKPVRLERLQAALQKAERFAQARRALQADLASEEVLIIQERNRTERVPLTQVLYFKAELKYITVRTATRSYILDGALNDLEEKHGGQFIRIHRNALVARKMVRSLEKHFDAEEGEGWAVRLQGLDELLSVSRRQLPSVRALISQ; translated from the coding sequence ATGACTGCAATGCAGCCTGACACCCTGTTGCGGGTGATGCTGGTGGATGACGAGCCCCTGGCCCGGGCCCGCATGCGCACCTTGCTCGGCGACTGCACCCATCCTGCTGTCCATGTAGCCGCTGAAGCCCCTAACGCCGAGCAGGCTGCTGCCTTGCTGCGCCAGCAACCGGTGGATCTGGTGTTTTTGGATATCCATATGCCGGGCAACAGTGGCCTGACCCTGGCCCAGACATTGCGCACTCTGCAGCACCCGCCTGCGATTGTGTTTGTGACGGCACATGCCGAGCATGCAGTGGCGGCTTTCGATCTGGAAGCGGTGGACTACCTCACCAAACCCGTACGCTTGGAGCGCTTGCAGGCGGCGCTACAAAAAGCGGAGCGCTTCGCGCAAGCCCGACGGGCGCTACAGGCCGATTTGGCCAGTGAAGAGGTACTGATCATCCAGGAGCGCAACCGGACAGAGCGGGTGCCTTTGACGCAGGTTCTCTACTTCAAGGCAGAGCTCAAATACATCACGGTACGCACGGCCACACGCAGCTACATCCTGGATGGCGCCTTGAACGACTTGGAAGAAAAACACGGTGGCCAGTTCATCCGCATCCACCGCAATGCACTGGTGGCCCGCAAGATGGTGCGATCACTGGAAAAGCATTTCGATGCTGAAGAGGGCGAAGGCTGGGCGGTGAGGCTGCAGGGGCTGGACGAGCTGCTGTCGGTATCCCGCCGGCAACTGCCCTCGGTGAGGGCACTGATTTCTCAATGA